One segment of Leptospirillum ferrooxidans C2-3 DNA contains the following:
- a CDS encoding HesB/IscA family protein, with the protein MISVTDKAADEVLKLARTQKAEGKFLRLGIEGGGCSGMSYLIRFEEEPGEFDNVMEGPKGIKMLIDPKSQVYLDGSVLDYQGNGLMGGGFKFQNPNATHSCGCGTSFAV; encoded by the coding sequence ATGATCAGCGTAACAGACAAAGCGGCCGATGAAGTATTGAAACTTGCCAGGACACAGAAAGCGGAAGGGAAATTTCTTCGCCTCGGAATTGAGGGAGGCGGCTGCTCCGGCATGTCTTACCTGATCCGCTTTGAAGAAGAGCCAGGCGAGTTCGACAATGTGATGGAAGGACCAAAGGGGATCAAGATGCTCATCGACCCCAAGAGTCAGGTTTACCTTGATGGATCCGTTCTTGATTATCAGGGCAATGGGCTGATGGGTGGCGGATTCAAGTTTCAGAACCCCAATGCCACTCACAGCTGTGGCTGCGGAACATCTTTTGCCGTCTAG
- a CDS encoding hemolysin family protein, producing MVPLWLDATAIALLILINAILAAAEISTISLRLSRAHQIAQAGTPEAQALLKLRRDPERFVATVQVLMTLITSLASALTGTVTYEILKPLLITSPMVERFHFLLPLSVSGIILLQVYGMLVLGEIAPKTLAIQQNEKIALSLSRPILFLSEFLRVPVLLVTTTSQWILRSFGIKPGSSVYPISPEELDLLLKEGTEQGVINRTEQDLIQSVFKFTDISVREVMIPRVKMITIDARMGMEEAIHFLADHRFSRYPVIREGSPDVIGILYYKDILEQLARKNPTRIETLIHAPYFIPETMKVAHTLKEMQKRRTQMALVLNEYGSLEGLVTMEDLLEELVGEIEDESDDIQKPVERLKDGSYLVDGSLSVRDLREDFGLAIPEGDEYETLAGFVLSQLQTIPRGGEFFYLPKLKITIVDMDKHRVSRVKIEPVPETLPETVPAKEQPDTQRKQ from the coding sequence ATGGTTCCCCTTTGGCTTGATGCCACGGCAATAGCTCTTCTTATTCTGATCAACGCCATCCTTGCTGCGGCAGAGATTTCCACCATTTCACTGAGACTCTCAAGAGCCCATCAGATCGCTCAGGCGGGGACACCGGAAGCACAGGCCCTCCTGAAGCTCAGAAGGGATCCGGAACGTTTTGTCGCGACGGTCCAGGTCCTGATGACGCTGATCACCTCATTGGCGTCAGCCCTGACGGGAACCGTCACCTATGAGATTTTGAAGCCCCTGCTCATTACATCCCCAATGGTTGAACGCTTTCACTTTCTTTTGCCACTCTCCGTTTCAGGAATCATTCTTCTGCAGGTCTACGGGATGCTGGTCCTTGGTGAAATTGCCCCCAAAACCCTAGCCATCCAGCAAAACGAGAAGATCGCCCTTTCCCTTTCCAGGCCAATTTTGTTTCTGTCCGAATTTTTAAGGGTGCCGGTTCTTCTGGTAACGACAACAAGCCAATGGATCCTTAGATCCTTCGGGATCAAACCCGGAAGCAGCGTCTACCCCATCAGCCCGGAAGAGCTTGACCTTCTTTTGAAGGAAGGAACGGAGCAGGGAGTCATCAACCGGACAGAGCAGGATCTGATCCAGAGCGTCTTCAAGTTTACCGACATCTCCGTAAGGGAGGTGATGATTCCAAGGGTCAAGATGATCACGATCGATGCAAGGATGGGGATGGAGGAGGCGATCCATTTTCTGGCGGATCACCGCTTTTCCCGATACCCCGTCATCAGGGAAGGATCTCCAGATGTTATCGGCATTCTCTATTACAAGGACATTCTTGAACAGCTTGCCCGAAAAAACCCGACCCGAATCGAAACATTGATCCATGCTCCCTATTTCATTCCCGAAACCATGAAGGTCGCCCATACCCTTAAAGAGATGCAGAAGAGAAGAACCCAGATGGCCCTTGTCTTAAATGAGTATGGCTCTCTTGAGGGGCTGGTCACAATGGAGGACCTTCTTGAGGAACTTGTTGGGGAAATTGAAGATGAGAGCGATGACATCCAAAAACCCGTGGAGCGGCTGAAAGATGGCTCCTACCTCGTCGATGGATCCCTATCCGTGAGAGATCTTCGGGAAGACTTTGGACTTGCCATCCCGGAGGGAGATGAATACGAAACGCTCGCCGGATTTGTTCTCTCACAGCTTCAAACCATTCCAAGGGGAGGAGAGTTTTTTTATCTTCCCAAACTGAAAATAACGATTGTCGACATGGACAAGCACCGGGTCTCGAGAGTCAAGATCGAACCTGTTCCCGAAACCTTGCCCGAAACGGTCCCTGCGAAAGAACAACCTGACACCCAAAGGAAACAATGA
- the iscU gene encoding Fe-S cluster assembly scaffold IscU: MAYSDKVIDHYNNPRNMGSFDKSDENVGTGIVGAPECGDVMKLQLKINDDGIIEEAKFKTFGCGSAIASSSLATEWVKGKTIDEALKIKNTDIVQELNLPPVKIHCSVLAEDAIKGAIQDYQDKKSR; the protein is encoded by the coding sequence ATGGCATACAGCGACAAGGTCATCGACCACTATAACAACCCAAGAAACATGGGCTCATTTGACAAGTCCGACGAAAATGTCGGCACAGGTATTGTCGGCGCACCCGAGTGCGGCGATGTCATGAAGCTTCAGCTGAAGATCAATGATGATGGTATTATTGAAGAAGCCAAGTTCAAGACCTTTGGCTGTGGAAGCGCCATTGCATCAAGCTCGCTTGCAACCGAGTGGGTCAAGGGAAAAACGATCGACGAGGCTCTCAAGATTAAAAACACGGACATCGTCCAGGAATTGAACCTGCCCCCTGTCAAGATTCACTGTTCCGTTTTGGCCGAAGATGCGATCAAGGGAGCTATTCAGGACTACCAGGACAAAAAGAGCCGCTAA
- the hscA gene encoding Fe-S protein assembly chaperone HscA: MTRTVIGIDLGTTNSLVAIMENGKLRVISDAEGRKLLPSVVALSSSGVQVGFAAKARLNDPETVVIYSAKRLMGRSFADVEGEIRQLAYPVENIDGLPLIPDRFRNRHLSAPQIGAMILSELRKRAEVALGQTVTDAVITVPAYFNDAQRQATKDAGEMAGLNVLRILNEPTSAALAYGFGAGKDGLYAVYDLGGGTFDFSLLSIRRGVFEVKATSGDTHLGGDDFDQAIIDQWLKILPKGIDQDRPEVRDLLRKEAEKAKIVLSQKTETTVSIPALGFETTLTRESMNKWVEPLVQRTLIPVHKALSDAGVMPGEVDGVILVGGATRLLRVKEAVGALFNRPIYDEHDPDLVVGEGAAVQGDILSGARKDMLLLDVTPLSLGIETMGGVMSSLIPRNTTIPTQAKELFTTFLDGQVKVDIHVLQGEREMAKDNRSLARFSLTDITPMTAGAARIEVTFTIDANGILDVRALDQRTGHSQGVVVHPSYGISKDTVREMIKESFQHAQEDFQTRMLIDSRTEATTVINATRRALEKLGSDILPDEERLVINKQLDTLEKAVKGDDAKLIRDETSALDQVTRPLAERLMNTSVQDALGGKALPVTEREA; the protein is encoded by the coding sequence GTGACAAGAACCGTCATCGGAATCGACCTGGGAACAACAAACTCCCTTGTCGCCATAATGGAAAACGGCAAGCTTCGTGTTATTTCCGACGCGGAAGGCAGGAAGCTTCTTCCTTCGGTCGTAGCCCTTTCCTCTTCAGGTGTTCAGGTCGGATTTGCTGCAAAAGCCCGCCTCAACGACCCCGAAACGGTGGTCATCTATTCTGCCAAGAGACTTATGGGACGCTCCTTTGCCGATGTCGAAGGTGAAATCCGGCAATTGGCATACCCCGTGGAAAACATTGATGGTCTTCCCCTGATTCCCGATCGTTTCAGGAATCGACACCTTTCCGCCCCCCAGATCGGCGCGATGATTCTTTCCGAGCTTAGAAAGAGGGCAGAGGTCGCCCTTGGCCAAACAGTGACCGATGCTGTCATTACCGTTCCGGCCTATTTCAATGATGCACAAAGACAGGCGACAAAAGATGCCGGAGAGATGGCAGGACTGAATGTCCTCAGGATTCTCAATGAACCGACATCGGCCGCCTTGGCCTACGGGTTCGGAGCCGGAAAAGATGGTCTTTACGCAGTCTATGATCTGGGCGGAGGAACCTTTGACTTTTCCCTTCTCTCCATCCGCAGGGGCGTCTTCGAGGTCAAGGCGACTAGTGGAGACACCCATCTGGGCGGCGATGATTTTGATCAGGCCATTATCGATCAATGGCTCAAGATCCTTCCAAAGGGAATTGATCAAGACAGGCCTGAGGTCAGGGACCTTCTGCGAAAGGAAGCAGAAAAAGCCAAAATTGTCCTTTCTCAAAAAACGGAGACCACCGTATCCATTCCGGCCTTGGGTTTTGAGACAACCCTCACAAGGGAGTCAATGAACAAATGGGTCGAACCGCTTGTCCAGAGAACCCTGATTCCCGTCCATAAGGCCCTTTCCGATGCCGGAGTCATGCCTGGAGAGGTGGACGGTGTGATCCTGGTCGGAGGAGCGACAAGACTTCTGAGGGTCAAGGAAGCGGTAGGAGCCCTTTTCAATCGCCCCATTTACGATGAGCATGACCCCGATCTCGTTGTCGGTGAAGGAGCAGCCGTTCAGGGTGATATCCTGTCCGGCGCACGAAAGGACATGCTCCTTTTGGATGTCACACCCCTTTCACTGGGAATCGAAACAATGGGCGGAGTCATGAGCTCCCTGATTCCCCGCAACACAACAATCCCCACCCAGGCCAAAGAGCTCTTTACCACTTTTCTGGATGGCCAGGTCAAAGTGGACATCCATGTCCTGCAAGGTGAGAGGGAGATGGCCAAGGACAATCGGAGCCTCGCACGATTTTCCCTCACCGACATTACCCCCATGACCGCCGGAGCAGCAAGGATTGAGGTCACCTTTACGATCGATGCGAACGGGATCCTTGATGTTCGGGCTCTAGACCAGAGAACAGGACATTCACAGGGCGTGGTTGTTCATCCATCCTATGGCATTTCGAAAGACACTGTCCGGGAGATGATCAAGGAGTCCTTCCAGCATGCGCAGGAAGATTTCCAGACACGAATGCTGATAGACTCCAGGACAGAAGCGACTACTGTAATCAATGCCACAAGAAGGGCCCTCGAAAAACTCGGATCGGATATCCTTCCAGATGAGGAAAGACTGGTTATCAATAAGCAGCTCGATACTCTTGAAAAAGCGGTCAAAGGAGATGATGCCAAGCTGATACGGGATGAAACTTCTGCCCTTGATCAGGTGACTCGTCCACTTGCCGAACGGCTGATGAACACATCCGTTCAGGATGCACTCGGAGGGAAAGCCCTCCCGGTGACAGAAAGGGAGGCTTGA
- a CDS encoding phospholipase D-like domain-containing protein, producing MTDNTNSNDIESPPQERENTTRKLTDTRSGLEESDFRPDPEIRARNENFMMTIMAVSFTMIIALILAMSGLTSAFMADQVKGLRLVAWSMALFTPAALLHLIVVRIWLGGLISENIKKNAYLLVISLLGALLFLWTLSSNTVFVFAGFIGANIFFPLFGRYILSLEPPFPKTHMGSFNLTPFSRTSMIMILFIGVIVGMGIGMEDAGSQATGRGLFARNIVAKRIGMTNRSIDLIFYHLIKPYRVVEAITSARKKGVSVRILVKPGTLSVNAQDIQELVRAGAEVRILPPDTPSWLRPYLIIDKRILIQGSKGWADDPIPFQRQLVIQANLILFERIRRMEKTFDVLWDHSKPVSIPQPAVPTKA from the coding sequence GTGACAGACAATACAAATTCAAACGATATCGAATCCCCTCCCCAGGAACGTGAAAATACAACCAGAAAACTGACGGACACCCGTTCAGGCCTTGAGGAATCGGATTTTCGCCCAGATCCGGAGATTCGGGCTCGGAACGAGAACTTCATGATGACCATCATGGCCGTTTCCTTCACAATGATCATCGCCCTGATTCTGGCCATGTCCGGACTCACAAGCGCATTCATGGCCGATCAGGTCAAGGGACTTCGACTTGTCGCCTGGTCGATGGCCCTTTTTACTCCGGCAGCCCTTTTGCATCTGATTGTCGTGCGCATATGGCTTGGAGGACTGATCTCCGAAAATATCAAAAAAAATGCCTACCTGCTTGTCATCTCGCTTTTGGGCGCGCTTCTCTTTCTATGGACCCTATCCTCCAATACCGTTTTTGTCTTTGCCGGCTTTATCGGGGCCAATATCTTTTTCCCCCTTTTTGGCCGATACATTCTGTCTCTTGAGCCCCCCTTTCCCAAAACCCATATGGGCTCATTCAACCTCACTCCCTTTAGTCGAACCTCCATGATCATGATTCTTTTTATTGGGGTCATTGTCGGAATGGGCATTGGCATGGAGGACGCAGGAAGCCAGGCCACCGGACGGGGGCTTTTCGCCAGAAACATTGTGGCCAAAAGAATTGGCATGACCAATCGATCGATTGACCTGATTTTCTATCACCTCATCAAACCCTATCGGGTTGTTGAGGCCATCACTTCTGCCAGAAAAAAAGGGGTCTCGGTCAGAATTCTTGTAAAACCGGGAACTCTTTCCGTCAACGCTCAAGACATACAGGAGCTTGTCCGGGCAGGAGCCGAAGTCCGGATATTGCCACCAGACACTCCTTCATGGCTCAGACCATACCTCATCATTGACAAGAGAATACTGATTCAGGGCTCAAAAGGCTGGGCAGATGACCCGATTCCCTTTCAGAGGCAACTCGTGATCCAGGCTAACCTGATCCTTTTTGAACGTATCAGGAGAATGGAAAAGACCTTTGATGTCCTATGGGACCACTCGAAACCGGTTTCAATCCCCCAACCGGCGGTTCCGACAAAAGCCTGA
- a CDS encoding RrF2 family transcriptional regulator, whose amino-acid sequence MLKLTKKVDYALLSLNFMSHQGEGSITNIREIADAHQIPPEILAKVLTALSKKGLIQSYQAPRGGYSLKKATSEISILDVISAVEGPVVILSCSEGGDRVCQQISSCDVRSPLERIQGKILWLLETMTLDEFIHDVPDALGVAHGRLDLLR is encoded by the coding sequence GTGTTGAAACTGACCAAAAAAGTGGATTATGCCCTTCTTTCCCTAAACTTCATGTCCCATCAGGGGGAAGGTAGCATTACAAATATCCGGGAGATTGCAGACGCCCACCAGATCCCTCCGGAGATTCTGGCAAAAGTTCTGACCGCCCTCTCGAAGAAAGGCCTGATCCAAAGTTATCAGGCCCCCCGTGGAGGGTACTCGCTGAAGAAAGCGACATCGGAAATTTCCATTTTGGATGTCATTTCGGCAGTGGAAGGTCCTGTGGTCATTCTCTCCTGTTCTGAAGGGGGTGACCGGGTGTGCCAGCAGATATCAAGCTGTGATGTCAGATCCCCTCTCGAGAGGATCCAGGGAAAGATTCTCTGGCTACTCGAAACAATGACTCTTGATGAATTCATTCACGATGTACCCGATGCCTTAGGAGTAGCCCATGGACGACTTGATTTACTTAGATAA
- a CDS encoding beta-class carbonic anhydrase encodes MSKVLKDVIDANKAYVQNFGTKKDLQLPPARQFAILTCMDARIDPAKMAGLSEGDAHVIRNAGGRASDDAIRSLVISYKLLGTKEWFVIHHTDCGMQLFTDDIMRGLLKKSLETSSIGSSGWVDHGHGPGSLEGQYVNFLPFKDLEESVVEDVQRIRGHHLVPKRIPIYGFVYDVKTGKLNQVSKAMEAGKV; translated from the coding sequence ATGAGCAAGGTTCTCAAGGATGTCATTGACGCAAACAAGGCCTATGTTCAAAACTTTGGAACAAAAAAAGACCTGCAGTTGCCTCCGGCGAGGCAGTTTGCCATTCTGACCTGCATGGATGCCCGTATTGATCCTGCAAAAATGGCCGGACTCTCCGAAGGAGACGCCCATGTCATCAGGAATGCCGGAGGTCGGGCCTCCGATGATGCCATCCGCAGCCTGGTCATTTCCTACAAGCTTCTCGGGACAAAAGAATGGTTTGTGATCCATCATACAGATTGCGGAATGCAGCTTTTCACCGATGACATCATGAGGGGACTTCTCAAAAAGAGTCTGGAAACATCCAGCATTGGCTCTTCCGGATGGGTTGATCATGGCCATGGTCCTGGGTCTCTTGAAGGGCAATATGTCAATTTTCTCCCGTTCAAGGATCTTGAAGAAAGCGTTGTCGAAGATGTTCAACGCATTCGTGGCCATCATCTGGTCCCCAAGAGGATCCCCATTTACGGATTTGTATACGACGTCAAAACAGGCAAGCTCAATCAAGTCTCAAAAGCCATGGAAGCAGGAAAAGTCTGA
- a CDS encoding IscS subfamily cysteine desulfurase produces MDDLIYLDNNSTTRVDPKVLEAMIPYFTEDFGNAHSRNHPFGWKAEEAIDKARGEVANLIGADPKEIVFTSGMTESDNLAIKGVAEMYKEKGRHIIVLETDIRSILDPTITLSRAGYEITTLPVNKEGRVEIETLKKALRPDTILVSMMASNHEIGTIQPLAEIGAITKEKGILFHVNGAYAASTVPLDVNTMNIDLLSLNAHLIYGPKGVGALYVRRKNPRVKLTPMIDGGGHERGLRSGTLNTPGIVGMGAACRILKENWNKEIPRLAALRDRLENGIIKELDYVVINGDKEHRAPNVSNLSFAYVEGEALLMGLKEIALSSGSACTSSTLEPSYILRALGVGSDLAHSSIRFSLGRFNTEEEITTTIRRVKEAVSRLRDMSPLYEMAKEGIDIKSVQWSSH; encoded by the coding sequence ATGGACGACTTGATTTACTTAGATAACAACTCAACCACCCGCGTTGATCCCAAAGTGCTTGAAGCCATGATCCCGTATTTCACTGAAGACTTTGGAAACGCCCATTCAAGGAACCATCCTTTCGGCTGGAAAGCGGAAGAAGCCATCGACAAGGCCAGAGGAGAAGTCGCAAACCTTATCGGCGCGGACCCCAAGGAGATCGTTTTCACATCCGGAATGACCGAGTCAGACAATCTGGCCATCAAGGGTGTCGCAGAAATGTACAAAGAAAAAGGACGGCACATCATTGTCCTTGAAACAGACATCCGGTCCATTCTTGATCCAACAATCACTCTTTCCCGCGCAGGCTATGAAATCACCACGCTACCTGTCAACAAGGAAGGTCGGGTTGAGATTGAAACGCTCAAAAAAGCTCTTCGGCCAGATACGATTCTCGTCAGCATGATGGCATCCAACCACGAGATCGGGACGATTCAGCCCTTGGCTGAAATCGGGGCCATCACAAAGGAGAAGGGTATCCTTTTCCACGTCAATGGCGCATATGCAGCATCGACGGTTCCCCTCGATGTCAACACAATGAATATTGATCTTTTAAGCCTTAACGCACATCTGATCTATGGGCCAAAAGGGGTTGGGGCACTCTATGTCCGGAGAAAAAATCCGAGAGTCAAGCTGACACCAATGATCGATGGCGGTGGACATGAGCGCGGTCTCAGATCCGGAACACTCAATACTCCCGGAATTGTGGGAATGGGTGCTGCCTGCAGGATCCTCAAGGAAAACTGGAATAAAGAAATTCCCCGTCTTGCCGCTCTCAGGGATCGTCTTGAAAATGGAATTATCAAGGAACTTGATTACGTTGTCATCAATGGTGACAAAGAACACAGGGCTCCGAATGTCTCCAATCTTTCCTTCGCTTATGTCGAGGGAGAAGCTCTACTCATGGGTCTTAAAGAGATTGCACTGTCCTCTGGATCGGCCTGTACATCATCCACCCTTGAGCCTTCCTATATTCTGAGAGCTCTAGGCGTCGGTTCCGATCTGGCCCATTCTTCCATTCGGTTCTCCCTTGGACGGTTCAATACGGAAGAAGAAATCACAACGACCATTCGAAGGGTCAAAGAGGCCGTTTCCCGGCTTCGGGACATGTCTCCCCTCTATGAAATGGCAAAAGAAGGCATCGACATCAAGTCTGTACAGTGGAGCTCCCACTAA
- a CDS encoding 2Fe-2S iron-sulfur cluster-binding protein, protein MPEILFLPENKKVTVKEGVSILDAATKNGIHLEHNCGGVCACATCHVIVTEGFGNLSPMEEDEEDQIEEAEGLTLKSRLACQAKVLGDLVVTIPFCSKGGHEH, encoded by the coding sequence TTGCCCGAGATACTTTTTCTTCCTGAAAACAAAAAAGTTACAGTCAAGGAAGGCGTTTCCATTCTCGATGCTGCCACCAAAAATGGGATCCATCTGGAACATAACTGCGGTGGTGTCTGTGCCTGCGCCACCTGTCATGTGATCGTTACAGAAGGATTCGGAAATCTTTCTCCCATGGAGGAAGATGAGGAAGACCAGATCGAGGAAGCAGAAGGACTTACACTTAAATCCAGACTGGCCTGCCAGGCAAAGGTTCTTGGTGATCTTGTCGTTACCATCCCGTTCTGCTCAAAAGGCGGCCATGAGCATTAA
- the iscX gene encoding Fe-S cluster assembly protein IscX, whose protein sequence is MNWSDPYEIGFELLNQHPDVDPLTVRFTDLHKWVTELPGFEGDPKTSNEKILESIQMAWLEEWQDRD, encoded by the coding sequence ATGAATTGGAGTGACCCGTACGAAATCGGATTTGAACTGTTGAACCAACATCCGGACGTTGATCCTCTGACAGTCAGGTTCACAGATCTTCACAAATGGGTGACTGAGCTTCCTGGATTCGAAGGGGATCCCAAGACTTCCAATGAAAAAATCCTTGAATCTATTCAGATGGCTTGGCTTGAGGAATGGCAGGACAGGGACTGA
- a CDS encoding HD-GYP domain-containing protein, whose amino-acid sequence MSTPNILEVNWSPENMSQQPRGAFSISDVVASFTYALDLTEGQPPGHCLRSCRIGMAIGREMGLDQKTLWNLYYSILLKDAGCSSNAARLFELYASDDRQTKNDFKKVDTDSLFQVARFVFSHTALGHPLREKIDRILNLVRNGEELATEMFMARCERGAHIALEMGFNEDIAHAIRCLDEHWNGKGRPRSLEGKDIPLLSRIALLSQVADVFSYGRSPSQAVYELKKRKSSWFDPEVVEAFGSVSQKSELWEPLPPEELSDHVRSLEPSEYSLPANDERLDALSRAFGKIIDAKSPYTYGHSQRVGEYTMSIAREMGFSEDRCRWVRRGGFLHDLGKLGVSNTILDKPGRLSSEEYDIVQNHARYTEEILVRIGPFKTLSFVAGAHHERLDGKGYPRKLLAKEIPLETRIISVSDIYDALTEDRPYRKAMEDEKAFSILHELRDSALDGKCVDLLMDLKRQNRLLPKDYGLDAR is encoded by the coding sequence TTGTCAACACCAAATATTCTGGAGGTCAACTGGAGCCCGGAGAACATGTCGCAACAACCACGGGGCGCTTTTTCCATCTCCGATGTGGTTGCTTCTTTTACCTATGCGCTTGATTTGACGGAGGGACAGCCCCCCGGACACTGTCTGAGATCCTGTCGAATCGGGATGGCTATCGGTCGGGAGATGGGGCTTGATCAGAAGACTCTGTGGAATCTTTATTATTCCATCCTTCTGAAAGATGCCGGTTGCAGCAGCAACGCTGCAAGGCTTTTTGAACTGTATGCTTCTGATGACCGGCAGACCAAGAACGACTTCAAGAAGGTCGACACGGACAGTCTTTTTCAGGTGGCCCGCTTCGTCTTTTCCCATACGGCTCTGGGACACCCCTTGCGTGAGAAAATCGATCGTATCCTGAACCTTGTCAGAAATGGTGAGGAGTTGGCCACGGAAATGTTTATGGCGAGATGCGAGAGAGGTGCCCACATTGCTCTCGAGATGGGGTTTAATGAGGATATTGCCCATGCGATTCGATGTCTCGACGAACACTGGAACGGAAAAGGACGGCCAAGATCCCTCGAGGGGAAAGACATCCCCCTCTTGTCCAGAATCGCTCTTTTATCTCAGGTGGCGGATGTTTTTTCTTATGGAAGAAGCCCCTCCCAGGCGGTCTATGAGTTAAAAAAACGCAAATCGTCCTGGTTTGATCCTGAAGTTGTGGAGGCGTTTGGAAGTGTGTCCCAAAAGAGCGAACTTTGGGAGCCGTTGCCGCCGGAAGAACTTTCTGACCATGTCCGCAGTTTGGAGCCTTCGGAGTATTCTCTTCCAGCCAACGATGAGCGGCTCGATGCTCTCTCGAGGGCCTTCGGGAAAATCATCGATGCAAAAAGCCCCTACACCTATGGGCATAGCCAAAGAGTGGGCGAATATACAATGTCGATCGCCAGGGAAATGGGATTTTCTGAGGATCGCTGCCGTTGGGTCCGGAGGGGAGGCTTTCTTCATGACCTCGGGAAACTCGGAGTCAGCAATACCATTCTGGACAAACCTGGCCGTCTGTCTTCCGAAGAATATGATATCGTCCAGAATCATGCCCGTTACACGGAGGAAATTCTGGTTCGAATTGGCCCGTTTAAGACACTTTCCTTTGTTGCGGGTGCACATCATGAGCGTCTTGATGGAAAGGGGTATCCCAGAAAGCTCCTGGCGAAAGAGATTCCTCTTGAGACCCGGATTATCTCTGTTTCGGATATTTATGATGCACTGACTGAAGATCGTCCTTACCGGAAGGCGATGGAGGATGAAAAAGCGTTTTCGATTCTCCATGAACTTCGTGATTCTGCCCTGGATGGAAAATGTGTGGATCTCTTGATGGACTTGAAAAGACAGAACAGACTTCTGCCAAAGGATTACGGATTGGACGCCCGTTGA
- the hscB gene encoding Fe-S protein assembly co-chaperone HscB, which yields MGKNAHRHSGDMANSLCWNCKGTLEEADLCGTCVKIQPFKEGRDYFDILGLPHSLVIDSGILTEKFHEKSRLFHPDFHRMEVNVEQEISLTNASRLNQAFKTLKDPFLRAAYYLSLQKPGNPVIDPKKRLNPQDLMELMELKEELESEIAVGHQEEAFARLEKETRILEKAILESMMEIDHLESDMENASTGPADPDGMIEILQKKKARLSRDLEYRKYIQSIRREILTPATVKETS from the coding sequence ATGGGAAAAAACGCCCATCGGCATTCTGGAGATATGGCCAATTCCCTTTGCTGGAATTGCAAGGGAACTCTTGAAGAAGCCGATCTTTGTGGAACATGCGTCAAGATCCAGCCATTCAAGGAGGGTCGGGACTATTTCGATATTTTGGGTCTTCCTCACAGTCTTGTGATCGATTCTGGGATCCTGACCGAAAAATTTCATGAGAAAAGTCGCCTTTTCCACCCGGACTTCCATCGAATGGAGGTCAATGTGGAACAGGAAATCAGTCTCACAAACGCTTCCAGACTGAATCAGGCCTTCAAAACGCTCAAGGACCCATTTCTCCGGGCCGCCTACTACTTGAGCCTTCAAAAACCGGGCAACCCGGTGATTGATCCCAAAAAGCGACTTAACCCACAAGATTTGATGGAGCTCATGGAGCTGAAAGAGGAGCTTGAGTCGGAGATTGCCGTAGGACATCAGGAAGAGGCTTTTGCGCGCCTTGAAAAAGAGACACGTATCCTTGAAAAGGCCATTTTGGAAAGCATGATGGAGATCGACCATCTCGAGTCCGACATGGAAAACGCATCCACAGGACCGGCCGATCCGGATGGGATGATCGAGATTCTTCAGAAAAAAAAGGCCCGGCTTTCAAGAGACCTTGAGTATAGAAAATATATCCAGTCCATCAGACGAGAGATTTTAACTCCAGCAACAGTTAAGGAGACATCGTGA